The DNA sequence AAATAAATCCAACTTTATAGTTCTTCATTCTGGTTAGTGAAACATACAAATTTGAcctaaattcataattttttatgacaatatggagtatttctttttagtaattaatttctatgctactttaatgtaattttgtaCTTTTACATTATATACAGTAGTGTgagtactttattttgtggATGGAAAATTAGTCACATCATGTTGTTTTCACGGATATGAAAAAACAGTTCAAGTGGATCCAAGTGAAATCATAGGAATGattgtgatttaatttggaagttgtttattttgaaaattttatattacatCTTtcttactaattaaaattaagccgataatattatttaggaacctataaacaaataaatatttatatgatgaatgattttttatagCTTAGAAAAGAGATTTAGTTTTTTGGGTTCGTAATACTAGTAACTTGTTCCGTTCGTCTCTACATTTTTAttgcttaattaattactgattaattaaattatggatGATGTATGTGGCACGCGACGCGGCTATATTGAATGAGCCTAGTGTTCTAAATAACATCtcaatctatttatttatttattatatagtaaaatttaagaataaagctGTATGTAGGTGGTGACTGGTGGCTGACTAGTTGCTATATTGCCAGCATATTATGCCACTTTTGTATACGGCTGAAAAGCGTGGATCCACATCACCTACAATCCACAATCCACATAGTAAGAATCTCGTGAGTTctatatcaaacaaaaatatcttAATCTTGATGACTTAAAGTGTTAACCTTCCAAGATCTATTAagatagtaattattttattattcttattttttgttaatctACTAACTATTCGGTTAATGGGTTAAtcggattataattcaattgcgaattttgattttgagtgatttctttaattaatcaattccTTTATAagtgaatttaatttgagaATTTGGCTGACAAGTCTTAACATGTagtccaaaattaatttttatgtcgCCCAGCGgcagttatttattttattataaatatcttaTCCCAGTTAAATATTTAGATCAAGAtctactatataattattgtgctttaaaaagaacaaaaaaattcaacgaATCTGTATAAAATAGGTGTGGCGCGGTGGTTAGTGACAAGCGCCACCGCATTGCCACCGATAGGCTGAAGAAGGAGCTGTGTagctaataattaattaatttattaatagtattgtGATGGACATGGTTGATGATCTAATAATGAGTGTACGTGTAGCATAATCAATGCTCAAATCTCATCCATATTGGAATTTATTCAAATGCATATTTTATGATCTTCATATCGTGGTTACACGTCATACCTCGTCAACAAATTCCTATCCAATACTAATCtattaaatctatataaattgtttttgttaAACGTGAGATTATCTTAATCACAATCTCTAGccttttttgtgttttactCAATCTACCCCACACGTTATGAATGTACAATGGTGTTACAAGGCATGAAAATAGagcacaaaataaaaataaattaaatatccgGTGATTGTGCTAATTAATGGTGGATGATCCTAGAGTCTTCACACATAGCTTAAAGATTGTGATTTACCTAACAAcccatattttttctttggaTATATTCTTTGGCATATTCCTTCTAACATCTAGAATAAACCTTGCTTTCAATTCATGTTACTATAACAGTCATGTCCCACTAATGATTTTATGActtcataaattaattcagCCTTTTGCATTATACGTATTCTGTTACTGCGATTTAGATTCCTATAATGATTTTATGTATCAAATTTGTCAtagtggattttttttatgtaatttgatttaatgtGTATTTGCAGAATACATTGTACATAAAAATGATGTTTATTGAATACGTATATCTTGAATACTGACGTGGCATTGATTTTAACTTTTACCCGCGGCCGCGTATATACTTGATTCAAATTTGTTCAATTTGACTTGAGAAGAGGatggaaattaaatattgctacacattgaaaattataattttaatatgttcAGGAGAAATTGACTAGTCATTTATTTTCCATCACAATTCTTCTCGAACACTACAAATGCATATATCCGTAATCCGCTTGTACAAATCTATTTATTTGTCATGGGCTTGAGTTTTTCTGTATAATCctgagaaataaataaataaaaatataacatttcCAGATCACATTCATACAGccacaaaaaataacaaaagtttAGATGGAAATTTAATCCAGTcaaatagaatatttttaaaaacgaaaaaaaaaatactactccatatccTCTTGCAATAGTTATCAAAGCTTTACTAATTatagcaatattataaatatatatgaatcaatattgtttaatattttaaagtttatatttgAGCATAAAGTAGCTTGATTTAGAcggtgaataaagtaatatattaataattaaatttaatcgATAATTATCATCCAGTTGTAACATGTGTGATTTCAAAACGGATTGGAGTTACCAAAATGAATAGTGGtattaataaaatggaataaaaGAAGGAGTGATGAATAATAGAATAGGATTATAGAGAAGAATATCCAAACGCATAATACGGAATTGTGCaatgaaaaaaaggaatattCTGAGGTTGTAGGGTCCATAAATAGCCCTCGTCCAATCCATTTCTCCTCACAACAAATTCGACAATACCAATTGTATCCTCTCTCGCTTCGCCGtctccctctctcttcatcCACAATGGCCCTCAAGGCCGTTCACGTCTCCGACGTTCCCAACCTTGATTGCGTCCCCGACAATGCGTCTTTCGCTCTCTACGCGACGCGATTCTCCAAAGGtaccttcatttttttttttttttttcggcgGAATTTTGGCTGAGACGCTGCGTTTGCAATTGAAGGTGTGGAAACGGAGAGGGCAACGTCGTTTAAGGTGCCGAAATTCCTGGTGATCGGGCACAGGGGGAACGGGATGAACATGTTGCAATCAGCGGATTTGAGGATGAAGGCAGTTAAAGAGAATACGATCCTTTCGTTCAATACTGCTGGAAAACACGCCGCTGATTACATCGAGTTTGATGTCCAGGTACACATtcatctttccttttttactaatttccttttttccgtctgtgaattttaattttctgcGAAATTTATGTTTCCATCGCCGTCGCCGTTTTCCGGCGTCGTTTTAAAACACATACTACATTTCTTCACAAATTGGGTGAAATTTATGTTACCATCGCCCTTCGCCGTTTCCCTGAGCTGTTTAagtaattttcattaaattttgtatttcccTCCCTTTTTTGTCACTACTGTTCAAACGGTGTTTTGTCGCCGCGTAGATCTCGACGCCGTTGATTTTCTGCTGCTAGATTTAATCAATCTCAGATACGGTTTcgaaaagaaacaaaacatttCGCAATTACTAATTCTCAGTTGAATTATTCCTCTTCCTTGATTTCAGGTCCTAGATTTGatcaattctaaaattagGTTTAGGTTTTACGATTTGGTCTCTTAATTAGTCAAGAAACTGATTGGTGTAATTTTTGTGgctttttcttgattttcttcGTTATGCGTGGATGGAATTCTATTTATCGTCTTTGCTCTTGAAGCAAGATTATTGAGACAGGGGAGTAAGAATACAAATCTGGTTTTTGTAGGTGACAAAGGATGGCTGCCCCGTCATTTTCCATGACAACTTCATATGCTCTGAGGAAAATGTAAGTTTTcaatataaattctaaatgttaaTTTATATCTTTGATTGTATTATGTGAATCTTTTCAATGAAACAatgtttgaataaaaatattgttatgcATTTTCAGGGTTCAATATATGAGAAGAGAGTCACAGATTTGTCACTGTCTGAGTTCCTCACCTACGGCCCTCAGAGAGAGCTTGGTTTGGAGGGGAAACCGTTgttgaagaaaacaaaagatgGAAAACATGTGAATTGGACTGTTCAATCCGACGAACATGCCTGCACTCTGCAGGAGGCGTTCGAGAAAGTAAACCCTTCTTTGGGTTTCAACATTGAATTGAAATTCGACGACTACATCGTTTATCAGCACCAGCATCTGACCGATGTGTTGCAAACCATAATGCAAGTCATTAttggtcatgccaacgaaCGGCCAGTTATATTTTCCACCTTCCAGCCCGATGCTGCTCTAATCATCAGGAAACTCCAGAACACCTACCCTGTAAGCTAGCTGGACGAACTTGATTCTTGTAATATTGTTGCAACTTGCTCGAGCGAACTTGATTGCTAATGGTTGTTGTGTGTGCAGGTGTTTTTCCTCACTAATGGAGGGAACGAGATCTATGAGGACGTAAGAAGAAATTCCTTGGAGGAAGCTATCAAACTGTGTTTGGAAGGCGGTCTAGACGGAATTGTGTCCGAGGTGAGGGGCATCTTTAGGAATCCGGCAGCAgtcaagaaaatcaaagatCTAAAGCTCTCTTTGCTCACATATGGCAAATTGAAGTGAGTATAGTATACATAAATGCTACATTTTGATTGATACATGTATGTGAACAAAACTGATGAGGATTTGGTGGTGTTGATTTCAGTAATGTGGCTGAGGCTGTGTACATGCAACATCTGATGGGGGTGGACGGGGTCATCGTGGATTTGGTGAAGGAGATAACGGAAGCAGTGTCGAAGATGATGAGGCCGAGCGGGGGCGTTGTAATGGAGGGTGAGGATCAGGGTGTAGTAGAGGGGACGAAGCCTCAGTTCTCACAAAGGGAGCTGGAATTCTTGTTGAAGCTCATTCCTGAGTTGATACAGCAATAATGAAGATTCACACCACCACCATTGTATGATAGTTGATATCAGGGATTAAACTAGTGTTTCTCAGTGTGGGTGTGTGTTTCTAGACGGAAGTCTGTAGTTTGTTGCTCTGCAcataattcttcttttctaCATTTTCAAGGTAGGATGATTAGCAATGAGAATAGTGTGCTCTATTTGTATCACTACTTGGGTGATGTCTAGTGATTTTCTTGTTGGAAATCCTAAGTCTTGCTCTCTTTTCTTACTCGGGTTTTATGTCATACCCCTCTGTGTAATGTAACATTTGTAGGggtaaatttgattaaattttctctcaattctATGTTCATGAGATTTGATATGTTTCGCTAAGTATTTCGGTTTTCCCCCCAACACGAGTTATAGtcataaaatatgagaataaGTTATTCATAGTCATAGCAATCATATTTGAAagagtattttaaaaattaaaaaggcaAAAATGCCTGCTACCGATTCAAACTCCATCTTCCATTCTCACATTCTGCTTCCAGGCCTATATGTTTCACTTGGAGTTAAGTGTTAAATTAGTTGTTGCAAAAAGGACTTCgtttaaaattaagaattacTATCATTGAAAAAAGTTTGATCAGAAACTTactattcatatttataattactcCGTCCTGCGGTAGTTGagtctacattattctttctattactttactttttacttcattttaagtttttaactatttattttttctaaaacaaatgcagaaaatgaaatgactcaactaacACGGAACGGAAGAGTACTAATTTTGcgacaataataaattttgattaccaaaattttaattaaaaatatttttaacagAAATACATTATTTGAGAAAAGGAATAAAACTATTCAATTAATGTATGTATGTATTCTCGAGGTGACCAAAGCATGCTCgaatttcaactattttttttttaaaattatactgtagtataattttttttaattccttaattataaaacatgaaaactATATAATTCAAACTCAATAAAACAGAACAACAAATTATCCTAGTGTGCAGAAtgttttttagaatttttaaaaaaaaaagtcaagtGAAACATCACATAAGCGTGGAACTTGCAGAAACAACCAATAGAGTAGTGGGATTACTGTAGTTATATGAGGCAGTTCCATTGATATTGCTCGACTTTTCTTCCCTTTTTAGGCTTTAAAGgatttttgtatatttgggctttaatttacttttaaagGACCGATCCAGTTAATATAAATTCACTCACAACAGAGAatctaatttaaattactGCCTCTTACAATAGGATTCACGTGAGCataagttttaagaaaaatattaagaatagTAGATTAGagaagttagtggaatatgtggtctacttttatattggttttataatagaatgtgagcgAAGTAAGTGAAATTTGATGTGCGTACTTACCATTTgtgttaaaaatgaaacgtgaCTCTTATTATAGGAAGGACCTACATgccaaaatgtgactcttattatgggacggagtgagtagtACTTTGTACGTACTAAAGtccatcaataaattaatgaagataaatttatttgggGATAATAATTGCTCAAATATATATTGGATTAGTGTAATTtgaacaaaattgaaaaacatgaGTGTATGAAATGTCTCTTTAACTGTGGTTAATTAGTAATTATCTCTTAAGTAAGCAGAATTATGCAAACCTAGACTGGGAATTCATGTACTATTATATTCCTGTTTGGTAAAATTTTGGAGTTGAGAAGCGGGAAATCTTTATTAGCACGACCAAAAACTAGTTTATCGATGACCTAGTCAAGAGTAATTGACATCTGAGTTCAAGAGTCGAAGGATCACGCATTTGAATTCGATAACGATGATTCCATTATGAATGGTTTCTTACAGTATAAgctaaattacattttttttatcaagaagACTACAAACGACgttgttttctattttttcttaatgcttaatttgtgaaatagtagtactaattttacaccccattaaaataaaaaaggcaTCTCCATCTCTCTATTGCTAGTCTTAATTATGTCTGAAAAAGCATAGTCCAGCCCTCCAAGATACGTTCTTACTTTGCCACTGAGTTTACTATACCACTCATTGTTTTCATTCTAGTTTTTGTGAACACATAATCTAGAAAATGATGCATATTTTCATGGagggatggagtattaaacaaaacatatggtatgtatttgattttttctaaACAACCCTTATCTgtaaaataacatgaaaacatattatatttataatcacTTCGGTTTAAAGCTCAAAACTTTCTCCTGAAAATCATTCATTTGTAGAGATTtattgtacattatttgggCTTATATTATAAGGAAGTATCAGACCAGagcattttgttattttgactTAAGGCCCAACCCGTTAGCAAAACAGCAGGcatctaaatatattttggacCTATTCTACCCCTATTAgccttaattaaaatttcttctATAGAGTAGTTTTATCTCTGCATAGCTTCATTGCACAGATAACAATCACCAACAATTTCGTACACAACTCTCAcatataaattacataaattagttGAAGGAGCATTTAATAGGCATAAATTAGTTGAAACAATTCCAACCATTCATACACAATTTCGCTTTGTTGTACTAGTCACAAAATTCGAGCATGAATGTCATTAAgcaaatcaataaattaatgatgatTTAGGCCCGGTTAGGCCTTCAGAGGTGGGCTTCTGGCAAGCGCTGGGTTAAGCCCCCCCCTAGCGGGTCACTGCGTACCATGATTTAACATCCTTCACAATGCTGTCGAACCGGGATGGTTTTCTGTAATATGTTTTCATCTCTAGCTAGGCATCATTTCCTTGATTAATTTGTAACTCATGTTTCTTTTGTTAGGAAATAAATTCATAACTAATCGCGAACATAATAAGACAACAACGCGATTAATCATTTACCCAGTTTGACGCGATGTTTCTCTACATTTAAGGGTGAATATCAAACCAAAGagtttaatatataattttcttatactatTTACAATGAAAGAA is a window from the Salvia hispanica cultivar TCC Black 2014 chromosome 1, UniMelb_Shisp_WGS_1.0, whole genome shotgun sequence genome containing:
- the LOC125201433 gene encoding glycerophosphodiester phosphodiesterase GDPD1, chloroplastic-like, which produces MALKAVHVSDVPNLDCVPDNASFALYATRFSKGVETERATSFKVPKFLVIGHRGNGMNMLQSADLRMKAVKENTILSFNTAGKHAADYIEFDVQVTKDGCPVIFHDNFICSEENGSIYEKRVTDLSLSEFLTYGPQRELGLEGKPLLKKTKDGKHVNWTVQSDEHACTLQEAFEKVNPSLGFNIELKFDDYIVYQHQHLTDVLQTIMQVIIGHANERPVIFSTFQPDAALIIRKLQNTYPVFFLTNGGNEIYEDVRRNSLEEAIKLCLEGGLDGIVSEVRGIFRNPAAVKKIKDLKLSLLTYGKLNNVAEAVYMQHLMGVDGVIVDLVKEITEAVSKMMRPSGGVVMEGEDQGVVEGTKPQFSQRELEFLLKLIPELIQQ